The window AAACAACGCGTCATAGACGGCGTTCAGACTGTCCACAGCCTGAGCAATCAGCAGTTTGGTGCTGTCGCTTTTGGGAAATGTAGCCACGGCGTTTCTGGCAGTGGCGTGGAGCTTTTCAGCGTGAGACTGGGAAAACCGATAACCGGACTTGGCGCACCATTTGCGGTAAGCGTCCGAGAAAGCAGCGAGGGAAATGCCCGCCACGCAGTCCTTGTGCCAGAATCGTTTTACAAAATCCACCCACTTGAAATGCCCGTTGGACCGCTTTGGCTGGGTGTCAAAAGGGGTGTTGACGCCGGGAAAGGTCTGATCCAGCAGGGAGATCAAACCGCTGCGGAGGACCACGCTGGATTTCTTGGTGCGCAGGTACAGGCGGTTCTGCATTTTCAGCATCTGCTGGGTCTCGTCCTCCGGCGAGCAGTCCCGCAGCTCGGCCCGGAAGGACAGGGCATAGTTAGCGATCTTCATGGAGTCTGCCTTGTCTGTTTTGACCTTGCGCAGGGAGTTGTCGCTGAAATCGTGGATGAGCGTGGCGTTGACCACACTGACGAAGAAGCCAGCCTCCTTTAGTGCCAAGGTGATGGGCCGCCAGTACATCCCGGTGTGTTCCATGACGATGCGAATGTCCCCGCTGATGCTCCGCAATGTTTTCACCAGCTCGGACAGTCCGGCGGCATCATGCTCCACCTGGAACGGTGTCAGCACCACGTCGCCGCCTGGTCTGCGCACGGCAACGGTGCTTTTCCCTTTGGATACGTCAATGCCGGCCGCGGTGATCGTTCTATCTTCCATTTGCAAGCCTCCCAAATCAAAAATGGTTTCAACCGGCGCCCGCCGCTGCATAGGGTGGTCTTCGCCCCCGTTTTTGGGGCTGTCACCATTGTAGCAAGCAATGGCCCGGTATAGGCCAATGTTCATAAAACAGTAAGCCTATTTTCCGGGGGTACGGCATAACCTTCGGTCATACCACATCCTGCCCGCTCAATTCTTCCAGCGGGATAAATCCGATGAAATCATACTCAATGCGGATATTCTGGTGCCGTTTCCCGCCGATTTTAACCGGCGCTTCAATGTAGAAGCCTTTCACCAGTTCCCGCAGGGCATAGGGAGTCAATTCCCGCAATTCTGAGTATTTTCGCACCTTCTCCACAAAAGCGTTCAAATCAACCTCACTCTGCGCCTGAACCTTGATCTCCTGCCACAAGGTTTCCGCCTCGGTTTTCAACTGTGCCTGCTTATCCTCATAGGTCTTACTCATCAGGGAAAAACACTCATCCGAAATGCGGCCCTTCGCATTGTCCTCATAGAGGCGGATAAACATCTGGTCTAACTCCTTGATGCGCTTCTCTGCCTTTTTCAAACGCTTTTTCCGCAGATGCACAGCGTCCTCCGAGTTCAGCTTCATCCGCCGCTCCATCACCGTCCGGAAGTGAGCCTCATGGCAGGTGACATAAGAAATTATCATCTTAATGTGCGCCCAGACCAACTCCTCCAGAACAACGGCCCAGATAAAATGCGCTCCTCACTTTTCGCCGTACATCCGGTGAGTAGAGCAGATGAAACAGTCCTGGCGGCGTTCGAAACTCTTGCAGGCGTATAAGTAGAGCCGTTTTCCGCAGTCAGCGCAGAACACCATCCCGGAAAATATACTGCTCCGCCCCGCTTTCGTCATGCGGTGGCGCTGCTGGCGTATCTCCTGCACCTTGTCGGATACTTCCTGCTCAATGATGGCCTCATGGGTTCCATAGAACACAGCCTGTTTTTCAGCCGGATTTTTCCGCGTCTTTTTGTCCAGAATGGAGTTGGTGTAGGTCTTGAAGTTGACCGTACATCCTGTGTACTCCCTGCACTCCAGCATTTTGACGATGGATGAGGACTGCCGCTTGCAGGGGGCCTCCGGCGGCTTGTGGGCGCATTTGCGGCCCATACTGAACTAATAGGCGGTGGGAGTCAGCACCCGGTCCTGCGTCAGCTGCTTGGCAATCTGGGACGGCCCCCGTCCTTCCATGCAGAGGGCGAAAATGCGCCGGACGGTCTGCGCCGCCTCCCCGTCCACAATTCAGTGTCCGGGCCTCTCCGGGTCCTTCTGATATCCATATGGAACCATAGAGGTCAGCGGCTCGCCGCGCTCGCATTTGGCCTTGTTGACCGCCCGAATTTTTCGGTTGCAATCGCGGGCGTAGAACTTATTAAACCAGTTTTTCAGACCTGCAAAATCGTTGTCCACGCTGTTGGGGTCAATGGTATCGTAGTTGTCATTGATGGCGATGAAGCGCATATCGTATTGGGCGAAGGTGATGTTGATATACATCCCAGTCAGTGCCGAATTTCTTCCGAACCTGGATAAATCTCTTTGTGTCAACTAAACACCAAATTTTTTACGGATGCCGGAGGTGGTTGTTGGTCCTTCTTCTGAAAGACTGCCTCCGGCATCCGCTTTATGCGAAAGGGGAAACTCACTTGTCAAATTGCCCCGTCTTGCATAGCCTGCTTTGTCCGCAGTAG is drawn from Lachnospiraceae bacterium and contains these coding sequences:
- a CDS encoding DUF4368 domain-containing protein, with the protein product MIISYVTCHEAHFRTVMERRMKLNSEDAVHLRKKRLKKAEKRIKELDQMFIRLYEDNAKGRISDECFSLMSKTYEDKQAQLKTEAETLWQEIKVQAQSEVDLNAFVEKVRKYSELRELTPYALRELVKGFYIEAPVKIGGKRHQNIRIEYDFIGFIPLEELSGQDVV